The following proteins are encoded in a genomic region of Oncorhynchus gorbuscha isolate QuinsamMale2020 ecotype Even-year linkage group LG11, OgorEven_v1.0, whole genome shotgun sequence:
- the LOC124047546 gene encoding pepsin A-like → MKWAIVLCAVVALSECIIQVPLIKGKSARESLEEQGLWNEYRGKFPFNPTRFDDQSLYVSNEQMTNDADLAYFGVISIGTPPQSFTVIFDTGSSNLWIPSIYCSSAACANHNRFNPGLSSTYKNAGKSLSIQYGTGSMTGFEGFDTVVVGGIPVKNQIFGLSQLEAPFMAHMKADGILGLAYPRLAASQATPVFDNMMTQHLVNQDMFSVYLTRNSAVGSMVTFGGVDTNHYYGQIAWIPLSSQMYWQITVDSVTVNGQIVACNGGCQAIVDTGTSNIVGPQADISSMARAVGAHSANGDNVVNCNNINNMPSMVFHIHGQAFTLPASTYVRQSTYYGCRTGLSSSSSDLWILGDIFIRQYYSIFSRAQNMVGLALAR, encoded by the exons ATGAAGTGGGCTATCGTTCTGTGTGCCGTGGTGGCACTCTCCGAATGCATCATCCA GGTGCCTCTGATCAAGGGGAAGAGTGCCAGGGAGAGCCTGGAGGAGCAGGGTCTGTGGAATGAGTACAGAGGGAAGTTCCCTTTCAACCCCACCAGGTTTGACGACCAGAGCCTATATGTCTCCAATGAGCAGATGACCAACGACGCTGAT TTGGCGTACTTTGGAGTGATCTCCATTGGAACTCCACCTCAGTCCTTCACTGTCATCTTTGACACTGGATCATCCAACCTGTGGATTCCCTCCATCTACTGCAGCAGCGCAGCTTGCG CCAACCACAACAGGTTCAACCCCGGTTTGTCCTCTACCTACAAGAATGCTGGGAAGAGCCTGTCCATCCAATACGGTACTGGCAGTATGACTGGCTTCGAGGGCTTCGACACCGTTGTG GTGGGTGGGATCCCTGTGAAGAACCAGATCTTTGGgctgagtcaattggaggctcCCTTCATGGCTCATATGAAGGCTGATGGTATCCTGGGTCTGGCTTACCCCCGCCTGGCAGCCTCTCAGGCCACACCAGTCTTTGACAACATGATGACCCAGCATCTCGTCAACCAGGACATGTTCTCTGTCTACCTGACTCG TAACTCTGCGGTTGGTAGCATGGTGACCTTCGGAGGCGTTGACACCAACCACTACTACGGCCAGATCGCATGGATCCCCCTGTCCTCTCAGATGTACTGGCAGATCACCGTCGACAG TGTGACTGTGAACGGCCAGATTGTGGCCTGTAACGGCGGCTGCCAGGCTATCGTGGACACCGGCACCTCTAATATTGTGGGACCTCAGGCCGACATCTCCAGCATGGCCCGTGCTGTGGGAGCCCACTCCGCCAACGGAGAC aaTGTGGTGAACtgtaacaacatcaacaacatgccaTCGATGGTCTTCCACATCCACGGACAGGCCTTCACTCTCCCAGCCTCCACCTACGTccgccag TCCACCTACTATGGCTGCCGTACCGGTCTCTCGTCTAGTAGCTCCGACCTGTGGATTCTGGGTGACATTTTCATCCGACAGTACTATTCCATCTTCAGCAGAGCCCAGAACATGGTGGGTCTGGCCCTGGCTAGATAA